The genomic window GTGTATGATATTTCCAATGGAATGtagtcatattaaaaaaaaataactgaatgaataggctagtttcctaaaaaataataattagtccgtcttgtagattgtccaaaattaagcgatacgtattttttcttttttaaattggatcagaacttgttaagatatagcgtgttaaagtttagtgtgacgtcacaagttgctacaattttcaggacactgtgacgtaaaaggcccccactctaAGCTTGggcaaaaaatatcgatattttttcagaaaaatatcgatataaatcAGCGATATTTTTTCCCGCGATATATCAACtttcgatatttatttttaggtatcaaAATCGATACATTTTTTAAAGCTCTGCTGTCTGCTCATGCGTCACATCATGTCTTTGACCAATCTGATTTCTTAAATTTAATTCAAacgcaaacaaaaattacactCTATAGTCTATGACCTGCTTGTCTATTTTGTTCATCTATGACAATGACACTGCTTGTTGGTTTGGTTTGGTTGGTATCACTGACTGCGTGTGTTGGAGTGTTGGTATGGTACTTGAGTGTGGCGGCCGACTGGCGAGTAATCGCCATTTGCCAAGCTTCTTCAGTGTCATCTGAAAGAGTAGCTTCAATGGTGAATTTGGCTGTGCCGAATGATAGGAGCAGATTAACAGGCGAGCACATCAAGCAAAGAGTGCTCTTGATGTCAATATCAGACAAATACTGGtttgaataatgtaatttttgttgtgttgatgatgttgtttttttcttggctttatgtacttattttttaataataaaactgatgTCAAAACAGCCAGATGTGTATTTGCTTTaaaatttcgaatattttgtcaatttttataGATAATTGCTTATTGCGcagaaaatatcgatatatcaacatatcgatattttttagtCAATTATTAtcgatatacatattttaaaaatatcgatacgatatatatcgatattttttcccCATTTGCCCATCCCtaccccactcctaatttttgaagtgtattatctttgtcattttaagtttaattaaaaaaagaaaaaatacgtatccaatattttttgattatctaaaaagcggactaaatatcatttcatgatttcgaccctggaaactaccctattagcACATGCAGgaagctatttatttttaatttggttgGATAAAGGcaagaactttttttttacttacaggTTGTCTAACACATCACACTATTATAAACTGTTGATACAACTTTTTTGTATACATTTAGATCTCTCTcctaaaatataggtactggttGTGTACATAACAACATTAACGCATTTTAGACCGAAATCACTACCTTTTTTATTGAGATTTGAATCATCTATTTtagagaaatattattttcatttaatacaatttcaaaTGTAATTGTCATCGATTATAAGCATGTACATTTAATCTGTTCAATCGAACTGATTACATGATAGTCATCAGGAATAGATTGTAGTACTTATTcgatttctatttaattttttcttggAAACCCGGATACACGTACACTACCAGGAAAACCTATAACAGACCCTTATCCTTATAGCCACAGAAATATCGGGACTTATGTACCTTTCTACTCAACTCGTTCCCTAACCGTTATATTCGCATCACAATCTaggataaacaaaataaaactgatcCAAATGTGCCACAAGGATAATAAATAGTTACAAAACATCGGAATAGGCTTAATAACAAAGTAAGAGTAAGTAAGTATGAGTAACCAAAAAGACTTACGCACTTTATACCTATAAACTCTTAACTCAATAGGTAAGTAGTCTTCTatgatgttttaataatatttataataatggcAGATATTTTCTCGAAGTATttgttcaaaaattaaaaagaaaataaatcatcaaCCAAACtaaacaaatgcaaatcaaacTGTCAAAATGAATGAATACAACTTGCTGTCACTGTCAAATTACATCAGTCTGTCAGTGTCATCTTGGTTAAGTTTACGCCGCGCCATTCATTcatccattcatttcattacCCTTGCCTTGGTAGTTGGTTGGTTGGTTTTTGCTGTTTGGTTTGGCAAAAGGTTTTAGCTTGATTTCTGCGAAGGatagtatttaatttgtttacaaagTTTACTAGGAAATTGCTTTGGAGTCGTCACTTAAAACAGCAGATAAACTATCCATGTAATAGAGGCACAACTTGGATAAGGTGAGAAACGCTAGTTCTATTTAAAGGAcccttttattcataaaaagtCACCCTCCTTCAATTTTATGAGTCAATAGCTCCTTGTACCTAACGTTTATAAAACGGGTTTTGTTTCAAATGTGGTTCTTCTTTTTATATAAGGTTGAATATGTATGAAACTATTGAATGTTGGATGCAGTAAGATTTGTTTAGTGGCtttagtttgttttgtatttattacagTAGTAAAATCGGAATTCAACTTACATCACCAATTGCAATGATCTTTCTctcaatcatttatttcagtcaaataAATAGTGAATAAAAGCTACCAGCATTTTTTTCATGTGCCTTAGCTGGAAATGCTGTTAGCTATGTTGGAGGCAAACACCTCCAAAAACCTGGCCTTAACTTACCctcataaaattgaaaataattatttattttagtctaaaaaAGAAGCATTTTAAACAATACTTTAAGCTCTTTAAATaagtcaaataataattaatattatttgctaaaatgtttaataatataatcaagcAAGTAGCCAACAAAAGTTAACATCACTGTTTACTGCTGCTTTATTGCAATAGTGATAATAAAGTCATTGTTCTCAATCAGGATGTATTAATAAACAGAGAGGATAAATCCAATGACCTCAATTAGAAAATTGGTGCAACAAAGTCACTTGAAAGGCACTTTGTAAAGGATTTTAGAGTGGAGGTCACTTTCAACCTTTTgggatacaaatattttataaaataggatATCAATTTTGTGGTTTTTTGCAAAGTGGTTTTCACAGTATGTCGGTAAACAGCTAGCATTCCTTTATTGATTAGCGCTACCTGGATAACCATCTACTGTAATTAAACTTGGGTAACCAGTGCTTACAATCTTATGTgacttcaatataaataaaatgttcttcTCAATATGTTTCAGATACGTAAATGCTGAATAGGGCAGTATGGCATCGCCACAGAACATCTCGGTGGACCAGATGAGGCTCATCCTGTCTGAAGTGATAGATGCCTTGGAGTCTCCCGACTATGCCTCGAAGCTGGATGAAGCTAAAGAAGCAGCCGGCAATGAGATGCTGAAGATGATGCAGATTGTCTTCCCGATGGTCGTTCAGATTGAAATGGAAACTATTAAACGTCATGGGTTCAGTAATTCACGTGAAGGTGTGTATTTTACCCTTTGGGATGAgctttatcaattatttttttatcctgaTTACATTACATCAtgataagaataagaatatttaCTTGCACAAAAACATGGTATAAAAGGTGTTAAGCTAAACAGTGTGATCCCATGTTTAgcttaaataatgtattatgcaaaattgttattgaattgtaaaaaaaaaattactgtaaaTTTTTATTCAGGTATTTCTAGAAATTCTTTGACactataaaaattattattgtattagatAATATCAACTGGAATTTTGCCTTCCTTATAATTTTCCATAACAACATAATATGTAGTGTAGTTCCTGCTGTTGCTAGAATAACACTTGAATTTTACAAATtgtatacaaacatacatatcaaacaatgttttaggttcttctaacctacagacagacatgtgttgctaaggagtttgttgcgccatttcttcttcccagcaaaaacacgtaggaagtggtgaagggtgggcgttttgggggctgtattgtaaattcctgacgttcaaaaagtgctgtcttgtagccaagtttgaataaatgatttttgattttgatttacaCCATTCCTCACACCTGTACTTTGTACTGTACAATAACTGGTGAACATCTGCAATTTCCAGGCATAGTGCAGTTTACACAACTAGTCCGCGAGATGGAGACCCTGGACGGAGAGGTGGCTCGTCTCCACACACAGATCAGAAGCCATTACCTGCCTCCCGTGTCAATCAGCTCCACTGTTGACACATCGCTGTGAAGTGGTAAGTTATCTAGTTTTTTTACATTGCCATATGTTAGGCTAATATTCTTTAATGGTACTGTAGGAAGAAACCATTTAACCAGTTCCCAGTGTAAATCCTATTGGGTCTTTATCCAGTAACTCTGTTGAACTCCACAAGATTTAAGATAGATGTAGtttttttctcgaattttcTATGTGCTTTTGAATGTGATTGTCTCTCATACTTCTTAGTTTTCATACTTGTcttgaaaattcatatttttcattgtttgtCAGTGCTTTGGATTTTAAATGAtagaattgttattgttttaggtGACTGTACCGCGTCCCACACGGCGCAGACATCGATGAGTCACAACAAAAGCACCtagaaaatactttattatttacttaaaatattcatagtattactagatttatttattatgcatttacatttccaataaattccattttattacaaatatttcttttgcTGTTAAATATTTCCCATTTTGTACTTGGCTTTATTTATGCTTTGAAACGTCTAAGAAGTCTGACAAACTTTTCACAGTCCTTGCCTAAAATAAccgtcaaaataaaaatataatattatagtacttaTTCAAGTTTCTTGAGAAAGTAAACAGTGTTATAAAAGAAATAGGACATTTCGATATAAGAGTAGTAATTAAAATCAAGATGGTATGCTATCTACACAGTAGGTGATGCATACAGCAACATCTCATCTCTGTTATCAGTTACACGTTACTCGCTTAGTTAATTAGACTAAGATAGTAAATATCAGTTGGTACGAGACACGGTAACTGATAAGGAACGCGTTCAAAATGATTAGGTAGTTAGCTTGGGTTTTACATTCAGAATGTCAGGTTACAATAATAATGCataggaaaaattaaaaaatcgcAGTAAGTAAACTGATCAACACAAATATTCTTTAGTTTTCAGGTGATACCAGTACCGATGAATCTCTATGAAATCTCCAAAAAATGAGACGaagaaactttaaatatttattgtgtgcGTGTGTGATGGTGTGCATATACTATTTTTTTGGTGTTAGTGACTATATACATTCTAAAAGCTTCGACGATAATTTCGATTACCCtcttaatataaatatcaaaagCATCGTGGACGATGTGCTATCAGGCAAAAAGGTTACAGTGACCCCTATCAATTATTACCCGTACAGGTTTCTAACAAACTCGGGAAAATGTTCTACCACAAACAAGTTAGACCTGTTTATCGTGGTAAAATCAGCGATGGACCATTTCGGTCACAGAGACGCCATAAGGCAAACATACGGCCAAGAGAATGTGCCAGGACGCACTGTAAAGACCTTATTCTTCTTAGGAATAGACGGCAAACAGAAGTCAGCGCTACAGAAACAAATAGACAAAGAAATGGCCGACTTCAAAGATATAATACAGATGGACTTTATCGACAACTACTACAACAACACGATAAAGACTATGATGTCGTTCCGCTGGGTGTACGAGCACTGTCCCACTGCTGACTACTACTTGTTCACCGACGACGACATGTACATCTCTGTGCACAACCTGCTGGTGTACATACACGACCGCGAGGCGACACGCAAGCCGGAACCAGCGGGCCTTACGACGAACTACAAGTCCATCACTGACACTGCGGAGACGGACAGCGACTTCCTCTACACTGGTTACGTCTTCAATTCAGCTCCACAGAGGTTCAGGTCGAGCAAGTGGAGGGTGTCTCTTGTAGAATACCAGTGGGACAGGTGGCCCGCCTACGTCACAGCCGGCGCTTACGTCCTGTCTAATAAAACGTTAAAGGTAATGTACATAGCTAGCCTTTTTGTCAAACATTTCCGGTTCGATGATATATATTTAGGTATAGTGGCTAAAAAGGTCGGTATTGTACCGAAGCATTGTCCGGATTTCTATTTCTATAAGAAGAAATTTAGTACGGAAGGTTACAAGGACGTTATAGCGTCTCATGGTTACGAAGACCATGCAGAACTAATCAGGGTGTGGTGCGAGATGAATAGTCTTtaatgtaactatgtaggtgagacaatattgatatttttacaaGTATTTTACGTTGAAGCACGAAGGCaactcttcttcttcctcctgccctgttcacAGGGCAGGAGAACAtgtgatatttaaaaaacttagaAATATGATATTTCAATGGAGCGTTCAGCACCTCTTATGATTCTCCATCCAAGTCCAAGTAGTGTTAACAATCTTTATGGTACTtcatgatattatttataacctGACGAGGGTACATATTATTTAGGACGTAATAAAGTACagaatgaaatgtttttttgttgttatcgTATTTTGAATAAGTACAATTAAGGCGGTATTCTAGCATGATACAAACCGACCTTAGTAAaatcttcaataatattttcgaCATATAACTAACATTAGATTTTGATACATCTGTTGATCTTTAGCAGAACACAATTATCTGAAATGATTCTCATACACTTATTTATCCATTAAACAGTGCTGATCACTGGAAGACTGACCACGATCTTGAAACGTATTGCTTGCTTCTCTATAAATTAGAAGTTTAAGCATTTATCAATtgatgtttaaaattaaaatctttaaccGCACTCGAATGAAGAATCTTttgtgtcatttttattttaaatagtctttatttattatatctctGATCTTTACCATACGAATATTCATTACTCTTAGTTTAAATATGCTTAGATTAGTTAGTTAATAGCATTGAATGTGCaaatatattgatattatttttacaagtcCTAGAATAGCGTTGATCGCATCTCATTATACCGTTATCTAGCTTAGTAATTGGAAAATAATCTCtaggaaaaagaaaatgtattgaCGTATTGAAATACGTCCATACTTTCCTAAACATTGTACTTAGTTTCGTTATGTGAATCTCTAGGTTAAGAATTCAAAATTCATATGTACCGATAGTAGCTAAAGTCATGAGTCCAAACGACTCCATTTAAGTGTCAAGtctcgttatattttttttggttactCTCAAAACTAATGTTGAAGTCTAACGGCAAGAACTAAAGTtataaagaattattttctcattaaaataaaaacatattgttttatgtgtactGGAATTAAATAACGGATATGTAGATAGGtacgtataaaaaaaatgtatcgttCTGACTCTGACATCTGTTTCACCCATATTTCAGGATTCTTGTATGgattttatcacatttttcttatatttgaGAGTTAAAAGAAACTTGTCAAGCTTTGTACTTACTTTAGGCTAAGTTAAGCAATTATGTTAGCTTTGCTTGTTTAGAATATACTTTAGTTGTACATATTATGCCCggtacctataaatattaatttctggcgtttattatttaaagcttgtgtcaaaaaactacaatttttATAGGCACCGGGTGTTAGTAAGGCCACTTAGTGGTGAGCAATTTTGTGTGGCACTTGTGAACGTCAGATAGAACTATTTCTACATACTGAGCTAAACTGCATACATGTCTTTTTGACGTTTGCAAGTATCTTATATGTTAGATCAAGCAATATTAGTTCTATACGAGTGCACGTATATCAACTCAGTAGTTCCTTCTTATACTTGGTAAAAGTCACAACAATTAAATAAGTGTTAATTGATGTTAGCGCTCACAAAATctcaataattttagttttgttctcaaaaaatgttttaggtatTATGCTTAAAAATTATCTGATATCGCTCGAAACAccattttttcaataaacatataaatataaaattatgttttttctcGTCCaaatagtcatttatttttcctaCCTTTTTAGAATTTTCCCGATGATGTTTggtttttttgaagaaaaatccaacatttttagaaataaaaaaaatattattttaacattataagtttatttaacaCGTCTTTTAACATAGGTAACAATTGTAAATGTAATAGATATTGCATATCTAGTAACTGAGAGATATCTTATAGATAAATACATGTCATCGAAGAAAATCTGTTATCTCCCCTATATTTGAAATGTCACGTTTGTTCGCTCGAGTAACATCACTAGTTATTGGCAGTAGAGagctttcatataaaaatagttaaatGTCTATTTACGTATCATAtacgtttaatatttttcctacATACATACTTG from Helicoverpa armigera isolate CAAS_96S chromosome 2, ASM3070526v1, whole genome shotgun sequence includes these protein-coding regions:
- the LOC110378723 gene encoding protein C10 isoform X2, whose product is MASPQNISVDQMRLILSEVIDALESPDYASKLDEAKEAAGNEMLKMMQIVFPMVVQIEMETIKRHGFSNSREGIVQFTQLVREMETLDGEVARLHTQIRSHYLPPVSISSTVDTSL
- the LOC110378723 gene encoding beta-1,3-galactosyltransferase brn isoform X1, translated to MRRRNFKYLLCACVMVCIYYFFGVSDYIHSKSFDDNFDYPLNINIKSIVDDVLSGKKVTVTPINYYPYRFLTNSGKCSTTNKLDLFIVVKSAMDHFGHRDAIRQTYGQENVPGRTVKTLFFLGIDGKQKSALQKQIDKEMADFKDIIQMDFIDNYYNNTIKTMMSFRWVYEHCPTADYYLFTDDDMYISVHNLLVYIHDREATRKPEPAGLTTNYKSITDTAETDSDFLYTGYVFNSAPQRFRSSKWRVSLVEYQWDRWPAYVTAGAYVLSNKTLKVMYIASLFVKHFRFDDIYLGIVAKKVGIVPKHCPDFYFYKKKFSTEGYKDVIASHGYEDHAELIRVWCEMNSL